The following proteins come from a genomic window of Nitrospirota bacterium:
- the rplO gene encoding 50S ribosomal protein L15 — MKVQDLKPAPGSKRKRRRVGRGPGSGLGKTAGRGHKGQKSRSGGGVKPGFEGGQMPLQRRLPKRGFTNIFRKRYAILNIKDIEGLGLETVTPEELLAGGVLGSLKDGLKVLGTGELTRPVTVRAHAFSESAARKIRSAGGTAEVI; from the coding sequence GTGAAGGTACAGGACCTGAAGCCAGCACCCGGGAGCAAGAGGAAGCGCAGGCGCGTGGGACGCGGCCCGGGCTCGGGCCTGGGGAAAACCGCGGGCCGCGGGCACAAGGGCCAGAAATCCCGCTCCGGGGGCGGCGTGAAGCCCGGGTTCGAGGGCGGACAGATGCCCCTTCAGAGGCGCCTGCCCAAGCGCGGGTTCACCAACATCTTCCGGAAACGGTACGCCATACTGAACATTAAGGACATCGAGGGCCTCGGCCTGGAGACCGTCACCCCCGAGGAGCTGCTGGCCGGCGGGGTGCTCGGCTCCCTCAAGGACGGCCTGAAGGTCCTGGGCACGGGAGAGCTCACCCGTCCGGTCACGGTGCGGGCCCACGCCTTCAGCGAATCGGCCGCCAGGAAGATCCGGAGCGCCGGGGGGACGGCCGAGGTTATCTGA
- the secY gene encoding preprotein translocase subunit SecY, producing MGAFSSFQNIFKIAELKSRVILTFALLAVYRVGCHIPTPGVNGEELSKFLTERGGALMGFFDLFSGGALSRVTIFALGIMPYISASIIFQLLTVVVPSIGKLAKEGEAGRKKITKYTRFATVGISIIQSGFIAVGLEGMAEGAFISHPGWSFRLMTMLTLTSGTAFIMWLGEQITERGIGNGISLIIFAGIVARFPAAVISTVNLVQANELSIFFMVFLIAMMVAVVGFIIFIERGQRKIPVQYAKRVVGRKVYGGQSTHLPLKINTSGVIPPIFASSIIMFPATLAGFINIPWVQSLSRQLAPGTWMYTTLYVGMIFFFAYFYTAVVFNPVDVADNLKKYGGYIPGIRPGQKTSEYLYRVLTRLTFVGGIYLAAVCILPAFLIRRFNVPFYFGGTSLLIVVGVALDTVSQVESHLVTRSYEGFLTKGRVRGRRG from the coding sequence TTGGGGGCCTTCTCAAGTTTTCAGAACATATTCAAGATCGCCGAGCTGAAAAGCAGGGTCATTCTGACCTTCGCCCTCCTGGCGGTCTATCGCGTGGGGTGCCACATCCCCACCCCCGGGGTCAACGGCGAGGAGCTGAGCAAGTTCCTGACCGAGCGGGGCGGGGCCCTGATGGGCTTTTTCGACCTGTTCAGCGGCGGGGCCCTCTCCCGGGTCACCATATTCGCCCTGGGCATCATGCCCTATATCAGTGCCTCCATCATCTTTCAGCTGCTGACCGTGGTCGTCCCCTCCATCGGAAAGCTCGCCAAGGAGGGGGAGGCCGGCAGGAAGAAGATAACCAAGTACACCCGCTTCGCCACCGTGGGCATAAGCATCATCCAGTCGGGCTTCATCGCCGTGGGCCTGGAGGGCATGGCCGAGGGGGCGTTCATCTCCCATCCCGGGTGGAGCTTCCGGCTCATGACCATGCTCACGCTGACCTCGGGGACGGCCTTCATCATGTGGCTCGGGGAGCAGATCACCGAGCGGGGCATCGGAAACGGCATCTCCCTCATCATTTTCGCCGGCATCGTGGCCCGCTTTCCGGCGGCGGTCATCAGCACGGTCAACCTGGTGCAGGCCAACGAGCTGAGCATCTTCTTCATGGTCTTCCTGATTGCCATGATGGTCGCCGTGGTGGGGTTCATCATCTTCATCGAGCGGGGGCAGAGGAAGATCCCCGTCCAATACGCCAAGCGCGTGGTGGGGCGCAAGGTCTACGGGGGGCAGTCCACGCACCTGCCGCTGAAGATAAACACCTCGGGGGTCATCCCCCCCATCTTCGCCTCCTCCATCATCATGTTCCCGGCCACGTTGGCGGGCTTCATAAACATCCCCTGGGTGCAGAGTCTCTCGCGGCAGCTGGCGCCGGGCACCTGGATGTACACCACGCTTTACGTGGGCATGATATTCTTCTTCGCCTACTTCTACACGGCGGTGGTCTTCAACCCCGTGGACGTGGCCGACAACCTGAAGAAATACGGCGGATACATCCCGGGCATACGTCCGGGGCAGAAGACCTCGGAATACCTCTACCGGGTGCTGACCCGGCTGACCTTCGTGGGAGGGATATACCTGGCGGCGGTCTGCATCCTGCCGGCGTTCCTGATACGGCGGTTCAACGTGCCCTTTTACTTCGGAGGGACCTCGCTTCTCATCGTGGTGGGGGTGGCCCTGGATACGGTCTCGCAAGTCGAGTCTCACCTGGTGACCCGCTCCTACGAAGGGTTCCTGACGAAGGGGAGGGTCAGGGGCCGGCGGGGCTGA
- the map gene encoding type I methionyl aminopeptidase, translating into MIIIKSEEEVRKVARACRIVARTLAELGEMVAPGVRTEELARRAEESIGSQGGVPAFKGYRGYPASICTSVNEQVVHGIPSGRRLEEGDILSIDLGVLMEGFYGDAAVTLPVGEISPEAARLLAVTEEALYLGLRAVRAGARVSDIGSAVQRHVESHGYSVVRTFVGHGIGKSLHEEPQIPNYGAPGRGPRLREGMTLAIEPMVTMGGPDVAILRDGWTAVTADGSLAAHFEHTVAVTDGEPLILTRSE; encoded by the coding sequence GTGATTATCATCAAGAGCGAGGAGGAGGTCCGCAAGGTGGCCAGGGCCTGCCGCATTGTCGCGCGCACCCTGGCGGAACTCGGGGAGATGGTGGCCCCGGGGGTGCGCACCGAGGAGCTCGCGCGCCGGGCCGAGGAGAGCATCGGAAGCCAGGGCGGGGTGCCCGCCTTCAAGGGCTACCGGGGCTATCCGGCCAGCATCTGCACCTCCGTCAACGAGCAGGTGGTGCACGGCATCCCCTCCGGCAGAAGGCTTGAGGAGGGCGACATCCTGAGCATCGACCTGGGCGTGCTCATGGAGGGCTTCTACGGCGACGCGGCCGTCACCCTGCCGGTGGGCGAGATAAGCCCCGAGGCCGCGAGGCTCCTGGCGGTCACGGAGGAGGCCCTGTACCTGGGGCTTCGGGCGGTCCGGGCGGGGGCCAGGGTCTCGGACATCGGAAGCGCGGTGCAGCGCCACGTGGAGTCCCACGGCTACTCGGTGGTGCGCACGTTCGTCGGGCACGGCATCGGCAAGAGCCTGCACGAGGAGCCCCAGATACCGAACTACGGCGCCCCCGGAAGGGGACCCCGGCTCAGGGAGGGGATGACCCTGGCCATCGAGCCGATGGTCACCATGGGCGGCCCGGACGTGGCCATCCTCAGGGACGGATGGACCGCGGTGACCGCCGACGGAAGCCTCGCGGCGCATTTCGAGCACACGGTGGCCGTGACCGACGGGGAGCCTTTGATCTTGACGCGAAGTGAGTGA
- the infA gene encoding translation initiation factor IF-1, producing the protein MAKEDSIEVMGTVVETLPNAMFRVELESGQTILAYISGKMRMHFIKILPGDKVLVELSPYDLSKGRITYRYK; encoded by the coding sequence ATGGCGAAAGAGGATTCCATAGAGGTCATGGGGACGGTTGTGGAAACCCTGCCCAATGCCATGTTCAGGGTGGAGCTGGAGAGCGGCCAGACCATCCTGGCTTACATATCCGGGAAAATGCGTATGCACTTCATCAAGATACTTCCCGGGGACAAGGTGCTCGTGGAGCTTTCTCCGTACGACCTGTCCAAGGGCCGCATAACGTACCGGTATAAATAA
- the rpmJ gene encoding 50S ribosomal protein L36 gives MKVRASVKPVCAKCKIIRRKGVVRVICENPRHKQKQG, from the coding sequence ATGAAGGTGCGCGCGTCAGTCAAGCCGGTCTGTGCCAAGTGCAAGATCATCCGGCGCAAGGGAGTGGTGAGGGTCATCTGCGAGAACCCGCGCCACAAGCAGAAACAGGGATAG
- the rpsM gene encoding 30S ribosomal protein S13: protein MARIAGVDLPKNERVEIGLTRIYGIGRTASRSILRTTGTDPNIRVKNLSDDQIVKIRNLIDREYKVEGDLRREVTGNIKRLMDIGCYRGLRHRGNLPVRGQKTKTNARTRKGPKKLVAGKRKG, encoded by the coding sequence ATGGCGAGAATAGCGGGAGTGGACCTGCCCAAGAACGAGCGGGTCGAGATAGGCCTCACGCGGATATACGGCATCGGCCGGACGGCCTCGCGCAGCATCCTGAGGACCACCGGCACCGACCCGAACATCAGGGTGAAGAACCTCAGCGACGACCAGATCGTCAAGATCCGCAACCTCATCGACAGGGAGTACAAGGTGGAGGGCGACCTCAGGCGGGAGGTGACGGGCAACATAAAGCGCCTCATGGACATCGGCTGCTACCGGGGCCTGCGCCACAGGGGCAACCTGCCGGTGCGCGGGCAGAAGACCAAGACCAACGCACGGACGCGCAAGGGGCCCAAGAAGCTGGTGGCCGGCAAGAGGAAGGGGTAA
- the rpsK gene encoding 30S ribosomal protein S11, with protein sequence MAQKKRGAKKKEKKVVPAGAAHIQATFNNTIVTITDPTGAAVAWASAGSMGFKGSRKGTLYAAQVTADAAAKKAADMGMRSVEVYVKGPGAGRESAIRALQGAGLEISVIKDVTPVPHNGCRPPKRRRV encoded by the coding sequence ATGGCACAGAAGAAAAGGGGGGCCAAGAAAAAGGAAAAGAAGGTCGTCCCCGCCGGGGCGGCGCACATCCAGGCGACCTTCAACAACACCATCGTCACCATCACCGACCCCACCGGCGCCGCCGTGGCCTGGGCCAGCGCCGGCAGCATGGGGTTCAAGGGCTCCCGGAAGGGGACCCTCTACGCGGCCCAGGTGACGGCGGACGCCGCCGCCAAGAAGGCCGCCGACATGGGCATGCGCTCGGTGGAGGTCTACGTGAAGGGGCCGGGTGCGGGCCGCGAGAGCGCCATCCGGGCGCTTCAGGGCGCGGGGCTTGAAATCTCCGTCATCAAGGACGTCACCCCGGTGCCCCACAACGGGTGCAGGCCGCCAAAAAGGAGAAGGGTGTAA
- the rpsD gene encoding 30S ribosomal protein S4, translated as MARYRGALCRVCRRELEKLYLKGDRCYTDKCSVERRRYPPGQHGQRRSKISDYGIQLREKQKVRHGYGLLMEKQFRRYFEEASRKKGVTGELLLQFLERRLDNMVYRMGFADNRRQARQLVRHGFVTVNGRRVDIPSFLLGAGDTVGMSEKGRKIPSVSESMEKAQHRGIPGWVALESEQFRARVERIPSRDEIPVTAQEQLIVELYSK; from the coding sequence ATGGCACGGTACAGAGGTGCTCTTTGCAGGGTATGCCGGAGAGAGCTGGAGAAGCTCTATCTCAAGGGGGACCGCTGCTACACCGACAAGTGCTCGGTGGAGCGCAGGCGCTATCCCCCCGGGCAGCACGGCCAGAGGAGGTCCAAGATATCCGACTACGGCATTCAGCTGAGGGAGAAGCAGAAGGTGCGCCACGGCTACGGGCTTCTCATGGAGAAGCAGTTCCGGCGCTACTTCGAGGAAGCCTCCCGGAAGAAGGGCGTGACGGGCGAGCTGCTCTTGCAGTTCCTCGAGCGGCGGCTGGACAACATGGTCTACCGGATGGGGTTTGCCGACAACAGGCGGCAGGCCCGGCAGCTTGTCCGCCACGGCTTCGTCACGGTCAACGGCAGGCGCGTGGACATACCGTCCTTTCTGCTCGGCGCCGGCGACACGGTCGGGATGAGCGAGAAGGGGAGGAAGATTCCCTCCGTCTCCGAGAGCATGGAGAAGGCGCAGCACCGGGGCATCCCGGGGTGGGTCGCCCTGGAGAGCGAGCAGTTCAGGGCACGGGTGGAGCGCATCCCCTCGCGCGATGAAATACCGGTCACCGCGCAGGAACAGCTC